The region AGGAGGATGAACGTTTCAAAAGTTTAAAGGTTGTGTTGGAAGGCGATTTAGTCGCCCGCCCTGCCAATGTGGTCATTTATGCCACCAGCAACCGCCGTCATTTAATCCGAGAATTTTTTGGCGATCGCCCTTCGCCCCAGGATGCCGATGAGGTACAAGCTTGGGACACGGTGCAGGAAAAATTATCTTTTAGTGATCGTTTCGGCCTAACGTTAACTTTTCCGCCAGCTAACCAGGACACCTATTTAGCGATAGTGCATCACCTAGCTAAACAAGCGCAGCTTAACCTGCCGGCAACGGAATTAGATTTTCGGGCTAAACAATGGGCCACCCGCCATAACGGGCGATCGGGCCGCACCGCCAAGCAGTTTGTGGATTATTTAATCGGCGAACAAGGTTTAACTTCCCCTTAACATTTCCTAATTTTGACATCACCATGGATTGGCAACTGTTTGGACTGAGTTTTATCACCGTTTTTTTGGCGGAAATTGGCGACAAAAGCCAGTTAGCGGCGATCGCCTTAGGGGGCAGTGCCAAATCTCCCCGGGCCGTATTTTTCGGTTCCGTGACCGCATTAATTTTAGCCAGTTTCCTTGGGGTTTTGGCCGGGGGCAGTCTAGCTCAGTTTTTGCCTACTAAGCTACTCAAAGCCTTGGCCGCTCTGGGTTTTACTGTTATGGCCCTGCGTTTACTGTGGCCCGACCAAGAAGATTAGATCACCGACCGTAATTTTTCCACCCAGTCCAACAGGCGATCGCCATTAACCCGATAACTGAGGGGATGGGCAATGAGCCGGGCACTGCTGTCGAACAAAACCTCAATTTCCACCAAGCCATTTTCTTGGAGGGTACGACCAGTGGATACCAAATCCACAATGGCTTCCGACATACCCGTGATGGGCCCCAACTCCACCGAACCATAGAGAGGAATAATTTCCACCGGTAAATCCAAACGACGGAAATGCTCCAGGGCACAATGGACAAACTTAGAAGCCACCCGGCCATGGGGCGGTAAATCCACCGATCGCCGATAGGGACTCGCTTGGGGCACCGCCACCGAAAGACGACAGCCCCCAAAATTTAAATCCGCCAACTGGGCCACCGCTGGTTTTTTTTCCCGCAGAATGTCATAGCCCACAATGCCCAACTGGGCCTGGCCATATTCCACATACACCGGCACATCCCAAGCTCTCACCAACAAAGCCTTGGCCCGATGGGTGGGATCAACAATTTGTAGCTGACGGTTTTTGGGTTCGAGGAAAGCAGAAAAATCTA is a window of Synechocystis sp. PCC 7338 DNA encoding:
- a CDS encoding TMEM165/GDT1 family protein, which gives rise to MDWQLFGLSFITVFLAEIGDKSQLAAIALGGSAKSPRAVFFGSVTALILASFLGVLAGGSLAQFLPTKLLKALAALGFTVMALRLLWPDQED
- the hisG gene encoding ATP phosphoribosyltransferase, with the translated sequence MLTIALPKGSLLRDSIDRFQQIGLDFSAFLEPKNRQLQIVDPTHRAKALLVRAWDVPVYVEYGQAQLGIVGYDILREKKPAVAQLADLNFGGCRLSVAVPQASPYRRSVDLPPHGRVASKFVHCALEHFRRLDLPVEIIPLYGSVELGPITGMSEAIVDLVSTGRTLQENGLVEIEVLFDSSARLIAHPLSYRVNGDRLLDWVEKLRSVI